From the genome of Virgibacillus siamensis, one region includes:
- the yaaA gene encoding S4 domain-containing protein YaaA: MHEEVKINTDFITLGQFIKLINILESGGMVKAFLQDQGALVNGELEHRRGRKLYPEDIVEIENAGSFIVSKD, translated from the coding sequence ATGCACGAAGAAGTAAAAATAAATACGGACTTTATTACACTTGGACAATTTATTAAATTGATCAATATTCTGGAATCCGGCGGAATGGTTAAAGCATTTTTACAAGACCAGGGAGCGCTGGTTAACGGTGAATTGGAACATCGCCGCGGCAGAAAACTTTATCCGGAAGATATTGTTGAAATTGAAAATGCCGGATCTTTCATTGTTTCCAAGGATTAA